GCAGGCCGCTGATCAGCTCGGAGTTCTCGATCGACGTGGTGCCCACCAGCACCGGCTGGCCACGCTCGTGGCTGGCGCGGATGTCGGCCGTGACGGCGTCGAACTTCTCCTTGGCGGTCTTGTAGACCAGGTCGAGCTCGTCCTTGCGCACGCGCTGGCGGTTCGACGGAACCACCACGGTCTCGAGACCGTAGATCTCCTGGAACTCGTAGGCCTCGGTGTCGGCCGTGCCGGTCATGCCGCCCAGCTTGCCGTACATGCGGAAGTAGTTCTGGAAGGTGATCGAGGCCAGGGTCTGGTTCTCGCTCTGGATCTCGACGCCTTCCTTGGCCTCCACCGCCTGGTGCAGGCCATCGCTCCAGCGGCGGCCGGTCATCAGGCGGCCGGTGAACTCGTCAACGATGACGATCTCGCCGCCCTGGTTCACGTAGTGCTGGTCGCGGTGGTACAGGTGGTGGGCCCGCAGCGCCGCGTACACATGGTGCATCAGCGTGATGTTGGCGGCGTCGTACAGGCTGGCGCCTTCCACCAGCAGGCCGGCATTGCGCAGCAGGGTTTCGGCGTTTTCGTGGCCGTCTTCGGTCAGATAGACCTGGTGGGTCTTTTCGTCGACCGTGAAGTCACCAGCCTCGACCACGCCCTCGCCGGTGCGCGGGTCGGCCTCGCCGATCTGCTTCTTGAGGCCCGGCACCACAGCGTTGATCTTGACGTACAGATCGGTGTGGTCCTCGGCCTGGCCACTGATGATCAGCGGCGTGCGCGCCTCGTCGATCAGGATCGAGTCGACCTCGTCGACGATGGCGAAGTTCAGGCCCCGCTGCACGCGGTCGGCCACCTCGTAGACCATGTTGTCGCGCAGGTAGTCGAAGCCGAACTCGTTGTTCGTGCCGTGGGTGATGTCGGCGCCGTAGGCGGTCTGCTTTTGCTGACGGTCAAGCCCCGGCACATTGATGCCGACCGAGAGGCCCAGAAAGCCGTAGAGCCGGCTCATCCACTCAGCGTCGCGGCGCGCCAGGTAGTCGTTGACGGTGATGACATGCACGCCCTTGCCCGACAGCGCATTCAGGTACACCGGCAACGTGGCGGTGAGCGTCTTGCCTTCGCCGGTGCCCATCTCGGCGATCTTGCCGTGGTGCAGCGCCATGCCGCCGAGCATCTGCACATCGAAGTGGCGCATCTTCATCGTGCGCTTGCCGGCCTCGCGCACGGTGGCAAAGGCTTCGGGCAGCAGGTCGTCGAGCGACTCGCCCTTGGCCAGGCGCTGGCGGAACTCGTCGGTCTTGGCCCGCAGTGCCGCGTCGTCGAGCTTCTCGAACTGCGGCTCCATCGCATTGATGCGGTCGACAACCTTGCGGTACTGCTTCAACAGGCGGTCGTTGCGGCTGCCGAAAATCGAGGTGAGAAGCTTGGGCAACATGCGGCGAGGGGGCTTGGCGGTGCGGATGGGCTCGCACAGCCTTCGGGCGTCGGATCGGTCCGGCGCGATCGGGCTGCGGCAAGAACCCGTCACGCGGGTATCGGGGCTTGGGGCCTGCCGGCGCGGCTGGCCACGGCACGGTGGTCGACGTCAACGCGTGCTGCCGGGCAGATGGGGCCGGCAGACCGGGCCACAAGGCCGGCATTTGCCATTCATCAGCGGCAGCTCGCAAAGCGCACGAGTCTATCATTCGGGTGCTGCAGCCCCACCTGGCGCCAGGCGCTCCTGCCCGGGCGCGCAGACCGGGCTGCCACCTCACCGCCTTCGCCGCCCCATGAGCCTTCCTCCCCGTCGCCCGCCTGCCGGCTCGGCCCCGCTGCCCCCGGGCACGCGCGGCATCGAGCAGGCCCTGGCCGGCAGCCAGGCGCTGGCCTCGCTGGTGCAGCGCATGCGCGAGTCAGAGGGTCGGCTGGCCTGCGTGCGGCCGCTGCTGCCGCCACCCATGCGCGCCCATGTCAAGGCCGGTCCGCTGGACGACGAGGGCTGGACCTTGCTGGCCACCAACCCCGCGGTATCGGCCAAGCTGCGGCAAATGCTGCCCACGCTGCAGAACCGGCTGCAGCACAGTGGCTTCGATGGCCGCGCCGTGCGCGTGAAGCTGCTGTCGCCGGGTTGAGATGCGCGCTGCGGCGCCCTTGACACCACCGGCCCGCTGCTTTGCCAACAGCCTCGGGCCAGCGCGACCGATGGCAGTCGGACGCCCGGGCTGGGGGTGCGTGGCGCGTGGCGCGTGGTGCCGGCTTTCGGAATCGAACCGAAGACCTTCCGCTTACAAGGCGGGTGCTCTACCAACTGAGCTAAGCCGGCACGCTGAAACCGGATTCTAGGCGGCCAGGGTGGCGGCCCATGGCGGCGGTGGCCACCCCATGCCACCCGGCGCCGGCAGCCACATGGCCGCCAGCGCACAGGCGATCACTTCACCCGCTTCAAGGCCGGGCGCGGGCCGCCGGGCGGCGGCGTGTCGGTGGGCGGCTCGTCGGCCGGCTCGGGCGCGCTGGTCGAGCCGCTGACGCTGGGCTCGGTGTCGTCCGCCGTCGTGGCCAGGCGCAGGCCGCTGCGGGCGGCCTCGGCCGCGGGGGCCGCCGTGGCCGGCGGCGCGGCGCCGGGCTCGCCCGGCACGGGCACCGGGAAGGCCATGCCTTGCCCGTTTTCGCGGGCATAGATGGCCACCACATGGTCCACGGGCACCAGGATGTCGCGCGCCATGCCGCCGAAGCGGGCCTTGAACGAGATGTACTCGTTGCCCAGCTCCAGCCCCGAGGTGGCGTCGATGCCGACGTTGAGCACGATCTCGTTGTTCTTGACGTACTCCATCGGCACCTGCACGCCCGCGGCCACGTGCACCGCGATGTAGGGCGTGAAGCCATTGTCCACGCACCACTCGTGCAAAGCGCGGATCAGGTACGGACGCGTTGAACTGCCCTGCTCTTCGGGGCTCGCCGGCTTGGACATCGTGTTGCTGCCGCCTTACTTGCGCATCACCTTTTCGGACGGCGTCAGCGCCTCGATGTAGGCCGGGCGCGAGAAGATGCGCTCGGCGTACTTCAGCAGCGGCGCAGCGTTCTTGCTGAGGTCGATGCCGTAGTAGTCCAGGCGCCACAGCAGCGGGGCGATGGCCACATCGAGCATGCTGAAGTCGTCGCCCAGCATGTACTTGTTCTTCATGAAGATCGGCGCCAGCTGGGTCAGGCGTTCGCGGATCTGCGAACGCGCCTTCTCGAGCTGCTTGTCGTTGGCCTTCACCGTGGCGCCACGCCCTTCGAGCGTGTTGACGTGGGCGAACAGTTCCTTCTCGAAGTTGAACAGGAACAGGCGCACGCGCGCACGGGCCACCGGATCGCCGGGCATCAGCTGCGGATGCGGGAAGCGCTCGTCGATGTACTCGTTGATGATGTGCGACTCGTACAGGATGAGGTCACGCTCGACGAGGATGGGCACCTCGTTGTACGGGTTCATCAGCGCGATGTCTTCGGGCTTGGCGAACAGGTCGACATCGCGGATCTCGAAATCCATGCCCTTCTCGAACAGCACGAAGCGGCAACGGTGCGAGTAGGGG
This portion of the Aquabacterium sp. OR-4 genome encodes:
- the secA gene encoding preprotein translocase subunit SecA, with protein sequence MLPKLLTSIFGSRNDRLLKQYRKVVDRINAMEPQFEKLDDAALRAKTDEFRQRLAKGESLDDLLPEAFATVREAGKRTMKMRHFDVQMLGGMALHHGKIAEMGTGEGKTLTATLPVYLNALSGKGVHVITVNDYLARRDAEWMSRLYGFLGLSVGINVPGLDRQQKQTAYGADITHGTNNEFGFDYLRDNMVYEVADRVQRGLNFAIVDEVDSILIDEARTPLIISGQAEDHTDLYVKINAVVPGLKKQIGEADPRTGEGVVEAGDFTVDEKTHQVYLTEDGHENAETLLRNAGLLVEGASLYDAANITLMHHVYAALRAHHLYHRDQHYVNQGGEIVIVDEFTGRLMTGRRWSDGLHQAVEAKEGVEIQSENQTLASITFQNYFRMYGKLGGMTGTADTEAYEFQEIYGLETVVVPSNRQRVRKDELDLVYKTAKEKFDAVTADIRASHERGQPVLVGTTSIENSELISGLLNKAKLPHQVLNAKQHAKEAEIVAQAGRPGMITIATNMAGRGTDIVLGGNVEKQVQMVEADEAVPADEKARRIAQLHGEWEGLNAQVKAAGGLRIIATERHESRRIDNQLRGRAGRQGDPGQSRFYLSLDDSLMRIFAGDRVRAIMDRLKMPEGEAIEAGIVTRSIESAQRKVEARNFDVRKQLLEYDDVSNDQRKVIYQQRNEILESESVQAQIVNLRKSAMTEVVRTHVPAESVEEQWDLAALEKVLADEWQLAVNLRAEVEKSDAITDEDIVERVVAAADAAFQAKLDIVGSEQFSPFMRMVLLQSIDSHWREHLAALDYLRQGIHLRGYAQKNPKQEYKREAFELFSQLLDVVKMEVTRILMTVRIQSQEQAAQAAEAIESSASQLGNVTYTHPNEDGSVSQEADPTGAAAQAPRVGRNDPCPCGSGQKYKNCHGKLA
- a CDS encoding ClpXP protease specificity-enhancing factor encodes the protein MSKPASPEEQGSSTRPYLIRALHEWCVDNGFTPYIAVHVAAGVQVPMEYVKNNEIVLNVGIDATSGLELGNEYISFKARFGGMARDILVPVDHVVAIYARENGQGMAFPVPVPGEPGAAPPATAAPAAEAARSGLRLATTADDTEPSVSGSTSAPEPADEPPTDTPPPGGPRPALKRVK
- a CDS encoding glutathione S-transferase N-terminal domain-containing protein, with amino-acid sequence MMVLYSGTTCPYSHRCRFVLFEKGMDFEIRDVDLFAKPEDIALMNPYNEVPILVERDLILYESHIINEYIDERFPHPQLMPGDPVARARVRLFLFNFEKELFAHVNTLEGRGATVKANDKQLEKARSQIRERLTQLAPIFMKNKYMLGDDFSMLDVAIAPLLWRLDYYGIDLSKNAAPLLKYAERIFSRPAYIEALTPSEKVMRK